The Tubulanus polymorphus chromosome 1, tnTubPoly1.2, whole genome shotgun sequence genome contains a region encoding:
- the LOC141900516 gene encoding receptor-type guanylate cyclase gcy-13-like, with the protein MGIALDKLRSSGYLLEHNFTFLFGDTKNQPKLSTGEAVDLIVNKKVDVIIGPPNSPNTKPVAYLTSFYNVPHLSWVSTGSYLSDKTEFDTLIRVLGTYTKFADALIQLLWHFGWGRVALILRDSGTCSYAYLGIKDKFPKTNITISETITYQTNEINDEEWLIDRLKRVNKRARVFIVCGTNVQIRKLMLKAWDLGMSSPEYVYIGLGAHYERIGIRHWFVENDTRNDEAKDAFKSLLMGGVYSPFLHDTFYLYGRLLHETLLEKGNPNNGRAMFNRSKNYIFKD; encoded by the exons ATGGGGATAGCATTGGATAAACTCAGGTCAAGTGGTTATCTTCTTGAGCACAACTTCAC GTTTTTATTCGGAGATACGAAAAACCAACCGAAGTTATCAACTGGCGAAGCCGTAGACTTGATCGTTAACAAAAAAGTCGATGTTATCATTGGTCCTCCTAACTCTCCCA ACACGAAACCTGTGGCTTATTTGACATCGTTCTACAACGTACCACACCTGAGCTGGGTTTCCACCGGCTCGTATTTGAGCGATAAGACTGAATTCGACACGCTGATACGTGTACTGGGAACGTACACGAAATTTGCAGATGCTTTGATCCAACTGTTGTGGCATTTTGGTTGGGGCCGAGTAGCGCTCATATTAAGAGACTCCG GAACTTGTAGTTACGCGTATCTGGGGATCAAAGATAAATTTCCCAAAACGAATATCACTATTTCGGAAACGATTACGTACcaaacaaatgaaattaatgacgAAGAATGGCTGATCGATCGATTAAAGAGAGTAAACAAACGAGCGCGAG TTTTCATCGTGTGCGGTACAAATGTACAAATTAGGAAGCTGATGCTGAAAGCTTGGGATCTAGGCATGTCATCACCCGAGTACGTTTACATAGGGCTTGGAGCGCATTATGAACGTATCGGAATTCGACATTGGTTTGTCGAAAACGACACGAGAAATGACGAAGCAAAAGATGCATTTAAATCGCTTCTTATG GGTGGAGTTTACAGTCCATTTCTCCACGATACATTCTATCTGTATGGTAGACTATTACACGAAACGCTGTTGGAAAAAGGCAATCCAAATAACGGGAGAGCAATGTTCAACCGCAGCAAAAACTACATATTCAAGG ATTGA